In one Sporomusa sphaeroides DSM 2875 genomic region, the following are encoded:
- a CDS encoding DUF2225 domain-containing protein: MAEPTYSVEKKCPVCEQTFSVTRTRGRQVMDKQDSDFCAHFKDINPYYYTIWVCSNCGYAAADSYFEDLFVAAKDKIAKFLATRKVNVNYSGERTRDQAIATYKLAIFFADMIAAPASRLAELYLRLAWLYREGENQEEEKTALLKACEYYEQALMRERLPIGSLSEAAVSYLIGELARRSGQNEKALLYLSKVVGNPATKLEPRVLSLARDAWHEARDARDQAAAAVTDGD; encoded by the coding sequence ATGGCAGAGCCGACCTATTCGGTAGAAAAAAAGTGTCCTGTTTGTGAACAAACATTCAGTGTTACCCGGACGCGCGGCCGGCAGGTAATGGACAAGCAGGATAGTGATTTTTGCGCGCATTTTAAAGATATAAATCCTTATTATTATACGATTTGGGTATGCTCTAACTGCGGCTATGCAGCTGCCGACAGTTACTTTGAGGATTTATTTGTGGCAGCCAAAGACAAGATTGCTAAGTTTTTGGCAACACGCAAAGTCAATGTAAACTATAGCGGGGAACGCACGCGTGACCAGGCGATAGCAACCTATAAGCTGGCGATTTTTTTCGCCGACATGATCGCAGCTCCGGCGAGCCGGCTGGCAGAATTATATCTTCGGCTTGCCTGGTTGTATCGTGAGGGCGAAAACCAGGAAGAAGAAAAAACCGCCCTGCTTAAGGCCTGTGAATATTATGAGCAGGCTTTGATGCGGGAGCGGCTGCCGATCGGCTCCCTGAGCGAGGCGGCGGTTTCCTATTTGATTGGTGAGCTGGCCCGACGGAGCGGGCAAAATGAAAAGGCACTATTATATCTGAGTAAGGTTGTTGGCAATCCTGCAACGAAACTGGAACCGCGGGTTTTAAGCCTGGCCAGAGACGCCTGGCATGAGGCCAGAGACGCCCGGGACCAGGCGGCAGCAGCCGTCACTGATGGCGATTAG